A stretch of Clostridia bacterium DNA encodes these proteins:
- a CDS encoding chemotaxis protein CheA → MDMSQYLEIFIEESKEHLQGLNQSLLQLEQNPNDDAMLNEIFRVAHTLKGMSGTMGFAKMQKLTHDMENVLHALRSNEIKVSTKLIDLLFKCLDALENYLNNIINSSSEGSNEYKEIIQALSDIQKNKSAENIVIDSHNDKETAVPFTERSDSGHATADIHINQYDQNVINKAIEMDMNVFQTTIILNKGCVLKSARAFIIFQTLERHSEIIKSNPKVEDIEDEKFDYEFTVVIISKESKELFEKELNSIAEVETVIIKTLETKAIDASETKTEDVKTERVVIEDNGSEAASDEKDDGNASKAASIAKKAMTGKTVRVDINRLDILMNLVSELIIQKTRLEGIENIDRTSTYNEALESLERITTDLHDAVMKVRMVPVETVFNRFPRMLRDISKELGKEINLTMSGEETELDRTVIDEIGDPLIHLLRNSVDHGIEPLEKRKELGKPSAGQISLKAYQDGNNVVIEVSDDGQGMNVEKIKKKAIEKGLVSKEIASNLSQKDAIELLFKPGFSTADQITNLSGRGVGLDVVKTKIESLNGNVEIETEMGKGSRTIIRLPLTLAIIQALLVLIGEEKYAIPISSVSLIKNISPDEIKMVQKQEVILLRNMVVPIIRLDKVLEIPREEKVQKQLTVVIVKKGDKLSGFLVDSVLGQQEIVIKSLGKLLQGIKSIAGATILGDGNVALILDVNSLA, encoded by the coding sequence ATGGATATGTCTCAATACCTTGAAATCTTTATCGAAGAATCAAAGGAGCACTTGCAGGGATTAAACCAATCATTACTTCAATTGGAGCAGAATCCTAATGATGACGCAATGCTGAATGAAATATTCAGGGTTGCACATACATTAAAAGGTATGTCTGGTACTATGGGCTTTGCAAAGATGCAAAAGCTTACACATGATATGGAAAATGTTTTACATGCTTTGAGAAGTAATGAAATTAAAGTATCCACAAAACTGATTGATTTACTTTTTAAATGTCTGGATGCACTGGAAAATTATTTGAACAACATAATTAATTCAAGCAGTGAAGGAAGCAATGAGTATAAAGAGATCATTCAGGCCCTCAGTGATATACAAAAAAATAAATCCGCTGAGAATATTGTTATTGATTCACACAATGATAAAGAAACTGCTGTACCTTTCACGGAGAGAAGTGATTCAGGACATGCAACCGCTGATATTCACATAAATCAATATGACCAAAATGTAATTAATAAAGCTATAGAAATGGATATGAATGTATTTCAGACTACAATTATACTTAACAAGGGATGCGTACTTAAGTCTGCCAGAGCTTTCATCATATTCCAGACGCTTGAAAGGCATTCTGAAATAATCAAGTCGAATCCGAAGGTTGAAGATATTGAGGATGAAAAATTTGATTATGAATTCACTGTAGTCATTATTTCAAAAGAGAGCAAGGAGCTTTTTGAAAAAGAATTGAATTCAATTGCTGAAGTCGAAACGGTAATAATTAAGACTTTGGAAACAAAAGCAATAGATGCATCCGAAACAAAGACCGAGGATGTGAAAACGGAACGTGTAGTGATTGAAGATAACGGTAGTGAAGCTGCGAGTGATGAAAAAGACGATGGAAATGCAAGTAAGGCTGCTAGTATAGCCAAAAAGGCAATGACAGGAAAAACAGTCAGGGTTGATATAAACAGACTTGATATTCTGATGAATCTTGTAAGTGAGTTGATTATACAAAAGACCAGATTGGAAGGTATAGAAAATATTGACCGTACCTCCACTTATAATGAGGCACTTGAGTCCTTAGAGAGAATTACGACTGATTTGCATGATGCAGTTATGAAAGTCAGGATGGTTCCCGTAGAAACTGTTTTCAACAGATTCCCAAGAATGCTGAGAGATATTTCAAAGGAACTGGGTAAGGAAATAAACCTTACTATGTCAGGTGAAGAAACAGAACTTGACAGAACTGTTATAGACGAAATAGGAGATCCTTTAATCCATCTTCTAAGGAATTCAGTAGACCATGGAATAGAGCCTCTGGAAAAAAGAAAAGAATTAGGAAAACCAAGTGCAGGACAGATAAGCTTAAAAGCATACCAGGATGGGAATAACGTTGTTATTGAAGTATCTGATGACGGACAGGGAATGAATGTAGAAAAGATAAAGAAAAAAGCTATCGAGAAAGGTTTAGTAAGTAAGGAGATAGCAAGTAATCTTTCACAGAAGGATGCTATAGAGCTTTTGTTTAAACCTGGTTTCAGCACTGCCGATCAGATAACAAACCTGTCAGGCAGGGGTGTTGGGCTTGATGTAGTAAAAACAAAAATAGAGTCGTTGAATGGTAATGTTGAAATAGAAACTGAAATGGGCAAAGGAAGCAGAACTATAATTAGACTTCCGCTTACACTCGCAATTATCCAGGCGTTACTGGTATTGATAGGTGAAGAAAAGTATGCAATACCCATTAGTTCCGTCAGTTTGATAAAAAACATTTCTCCTGATGAGATAAAAATGGTTCAGAAGCAAGAGGTCATTCTGTTGAGGAATATGGTTGTACCTATTATCAGATTGGATAAAGTACTTGAAATACCAAGAGAAGAAAAAGTACAGAAGCAGCTTACTGTTGTTATAGTTAAAAAAGGTGATAAGCTTTCAGGCTTCCTGGTAGATTCGGTATTGGGACAACAGGAAATAGTAATTAAGTCTCTTGGAAAGCTACTGCAGGGAATAAAATCAATAGCAGGTGCTACGATCCTTGGAGATGGAAATGTTGCCCTTATCCTTGATGTAAATTCTTTAGCTTAA
- a CDS encoding flagellar brake protein — protein sequence MKLTELTIGNKLELELYDNEGKTIKPTFVSELEWVEDENIAVIAAPIYEGIIYPVPIGTYMEVYFTRKYEDSGRIEMYKFRAEVLGRKTIDNIAVLEVEILSEIEKIQRRQFFRFECSIPIKYRQAVSFISEHNKGIQYKKTYTRDISGGGLCFVTEEKLEMNKILEIELTLAEDDVRNFFGTIVRVIKLEDTDRHCYEIGILFRKIDNKDREAIIKFIFVEQRKLRKKGLI from the coding sequence AACTGGAACTCTATGACAATGAAGGGAAAACAATAAAGCCCACCTTCGTAAGTGAGCTTGAATGGGTTGAAGATGAAAATATAGCTGTGATAGCGGCTCCAATATATGAAGGTATCATATATCCCGTTCCTATTGGTACTTATATGGAAGTGTACTTTACACGAAAGTATGAGGATTCAGGCAGGATAGAAATGTATAAATTCAGGGCAGAAGTGTTGGGTAGAAAGACAATTGATAACATAGCAGTATTAGAAGTTGAAATATTAAGCGAAATTGAAAAGATACAAAGACGGCAATTTTTCCGGTTTGAATGCTCAATTCCGATAAAGTACAGACAAGCAGTTTCATTTATTAGTGAGCATAATAAAGGGATTCAATATAAAAAGACATATACAAGGGATATAAGCGGCGGCGGGTTATGTTTTGTTACAGAAGAAAAGCTAGAAATGAATAAGATTCTGGAAATAGAACTGACATTGGCAGAAGATGATGTAAGAAACTTTTTCGGAACTATAGTAAGGGTAATAAAGCTTGAAGATACCGACAGACACTGTTATGAGATAGGAATTCTTTTCAGGAAGATAGATAACAAGGATAGGGAAGCTATAATAAAATTTATTTTTGTAGAGCAACGAAAACTAAGAAAAAAAGGGTTGATCTAA
- a CDS encoding chemotaxis response regulator protein-glutamate methylesterase: MIKGLQEEIRVLVVDDSAFMRKVISDILKSDLSIKVIDTAKNGVEAIEKVKELKPDVVTLDVEMPIMDGLTCLKELLKTSYIPVVMLSSVTKDGAEQTIRALEDGAVDFITKPSNIFEMSSDEKKIEVIEKVKIAKNSTRITQQCIKSLHIKPKSDIVKSSEIKNIVAIGTSTGGPKALQDVIPLIPGNVPAAFLVVQHMPPGFTKSLAERLNSLSEVTVKEAEDGEFIKPGYVYIAPGSYHMLVEKDKNKNIKIRLSQSPPVGGHRPAVNVMMESLSNTGLTNLIGVIMTGMGGDGSEGVKLIKNVNKGYIIAQDEKSCVVYGMPKVAVQTGVVDAVVPLKSITKEIMKIVGVHK; the protein is encoded by the coding sequence ATGATCAAAGGGCTTCAAGAAGAGATAAGAGTATTAGTTGTAGATGATTCGGCCTTTATGCGCAAAGTTATATCCGATATTCTTAAAAGTGATCTGAGCATTAAAGTAATTGATACTGCAAAAAATGGAGTAGAAGCTATAGAAAAGGTCAAGGAACTCAAACCGGATGTTGTTACTCTTGATGTTGAAATGCCGATAATGGATGGGTTGACCTGTTTAAAAGAGCTTCTTAAGACCTCATATATTCCTGTTGTTATGTTGAGCAGTGTCACCAAGGATGGAGCAGAACAAACTATCAGAGCGCTGGAAGATGGGGCTGTGGATTTCATTACAAAACCTTCCAACATTTTTGAGATGTCCAGTGATGAAAAGAAGATAGAAGTAATAGAAAAAGTGAAAATTGCAAAAAATTCGACAAGAATTACTCAACAATGCATAAAAAGCTTACATATTAAGCCAAAAAGTGATATAGTTAAAAGTAGTGAAATAAAAAATATAGTTGCTATCGGAACTTCTACAGGGGGGCCGAAAGCTCTTCAGGATGTTATACCGCTTATCCCTGGAAATGTTCCGGCTGCTTTTCTGGTAGTGCAGCATATGCCGCCGGGGTTTACCAAATCACTGGCAGAGAGGTTGAACTCTTTAAGTGAAGTGACTGTAAAGGAAGCTGAAGACGGTGAATTTATAAAACCAGGATACGTATATATTGCGCCAGGCAGCTATCATATGCTGGTAGAGAAAGACAAAAATAAAAATATAAAAATAAGGCTGTCTCAATCTCCTCCTGTGGGAGGCCATAGGCCGGCAGTAAACGTAATGATGGAGTCCCTTTCCAATACAGGACTTACAAACCTTATAGGCGTAATAATGACAGGTATGGGCGGGGATGGAAGTGAAGGGGTTAAGCTGATAAAGAATGTCAATAAAGGCTATATAATAGCCCAGGACGAAAAATCTTGTGTTGTATATGGAATGCCAAAAGTAGCAGTTCAGACGGGTGTAGTAGATGCTGTAGTTCCGCTGAAGAGTATTACAAAAGAGATAATGAAAATTGTGGGGGTGCATAAGTAA